DNA from Agathobaculum sp. NTUH-O15-33:
CGCGACCGCCAAGGCGATCGACGCGACGGTCGCCGCGTGCGGCGACATGTCCAAGACCAAGACCGGCGTGCTGATCGTCTTTGAGCGCACGGAGCGTCTGGGCGAGATCGTCGCGACCGGCACGCTGGTGGACGCGGCGCCTTCGCCGGAGCTGCTGAAGAACGTGTTTTTCAAAAACAGCCCGCTGCATGACGGCGCGATGATCGTGCGCGACGGCCGCGTTTATGCGGCCGGCTGCGTGCTGCCGCTTTCGGGCAGCCAAAACCTGTCCCGCGATCTGGGCACCCGCCACCGCGCCGCCGTCGGCATGAGTGAATCGGCGGACTGCGTGCTCGTCGTCGTGTCCGAGGAAACGGGCGCGATTTCGGTCGCGATCGGCGGCATGCTCAAGCGGCACCTTTCCACGGAAACCCTGCAAAAGGTGTTGGAGAGCGAACTGCTGGAAGAAGAAAAACCGGATAAAAACCGGGTTGCCGCCCTTCGCGATAAATGGAAGGGAGGGTTCGGCAAGTGAAACACTTTTTGAAAGAGCACGACGTATTGCTGCGCCTGCTGTCCCTCGGGCTCGCGGTTGTTATTTGGGCGGTCGTCATGGGTATTGATAACCCGGAGCGGCATTACGATTATAACGAGATCCCCATTGTTTTTGAGGGAGAGAGCGCGCTGGCGGAAAAGACCGGCCTCTCCATCATCGAGGGCAAGAATACCACGATCACGGTGCGCGCGGTGGGTAAGTCCACCGATGTGACCGACGTTAAGAAGAATCAGATATCGATCAAGGTGGACGTTTCCGCCCTGCCCGAGGCAGGCGAGTATGATTTGCCGCTCGACGCGGCGATCAGCAAGGTCGGCGTCGATGTGCAGTCAATCAAGCCGTCCACCGTGCATCTGCGCATCGATAAGATCACGACCAAGCAGGTGCCGGTCCGTCTGGGCGTTACCGGAACGCCCGCGGAAGGCTGCCTCGCGGGCACGCCGAAATCGCTGACCGAGCAGGTGACCGTGGAAGGTCCGTCCGCCGATCTGGAAGAGGTCGCCTATGCTTACGCCACCATCTCGGTGGATGGGAAGGACAGCGCGCTGCAGGAGAACTGCGCCATTACTCTGTGCAACGAAGCGGGCGAGCCGATTGATTCCCCGTATGTATCGAGCAAGACCCAATCCGTTCGCGTGAAGCTGGCGGTTTATCAGCGCGGCACCGTGCCGCTCACCGTGACGCTGAAGGACGGCGGCACGTCCACCGCAAACCGCGCCACGGTCACGATCGACCCGACCGAGGTGCAGGTCTACGGCGATCAGAACATTATTTCGGAGATGAAAGAAATCAACCTCGGCGAGATCGACCTGAGCAGCGCCAAGACGGGCACGGCCATCGTAAAGACCATCGACCTGCCCGAAGGGGTGCATTTGGCGGATGGGCAACCGAAAACCGCTACCGTGACCGTTGCGATCGACGGCGTGGACACCCGCAAGGTGAAGGTGACCGACTTTGTCGTGACCGATACGTCGGATGAAAAGGCAAACTATACGGTAACCACACAGACGGAAAACGTGGAGATCGAGCTGCGCGGCAACAAATCGGCGCTGGATAAGATCGATGTAAGCAACTTTTCCATCGGCCTGACGGTCGATTCCGCTTCGCTGGGCGAGGGCACGCATGAGGTCAAGGGCGTTGTCGCCGCAACCGGCCTGCCGAGCGGCGTCACACTGGTGGACGAGGATGTACAGGTGACGATCGCCGTTAAACGCAAGGAGTCCGCAACGCCTACGCCGCCCACGACCCCGCCGGCCGGTACGGATACGCCCGATGCGACCGAGCCGCCGGCAGACGCCGACACGTCGGCCGAACCGAACACGTCGACGGACCCGCAAGCGCCGGACGCGGAACAGGGGGACGGCACGTGAGCATCATCGTAAGCAATGTGCGCCTGCCCTTTGATTGCCCCGAGCAGCAAGCGGTGCGCGAGGCGCTGCGCTTGACCGGCATTGCGGAAGGTTCGGTTCAGGCGGCGGTGTGCCGCGCCAGCATCGACGCGCGGCGCGGCGGCCTCAGCCGGGTTTATTCGGTGCGGATAGACGGCATGCAAGACGAAAGGGCATTTGCAGAAAACCTGCAAATGCCATTCGTTCGTTTTAAAGAGGATACGCCGCCCGCGATAAAACGCGGGAACAAGAAGCTGGAACACCGGCCCGTGGTGGTCGGTTTTGGCCCCGCCGGGCTGTTTGCGGCCTATACGCTCGCCGGGAACGGCTACGCGCCCATCGTGTTGGAGCGCGGCGGCGATTTGGACGCGCGCGACCGCGCGGTCAAGAATTTTTGGGCGGGCGGCGCGCTGGATACCGAATGCAATATTCAATTTGGCGAGGGCGGCGCGGGCGCTTATTCGGACGGCAAGCTGACCACCCGCATCGGCGATCCGCTGTGCGATACCGTGCTGCAAACGCTGCATTTGTGCGGCGCGCCCGCGGAGATCCTGCGGCAGGCAAAGCCGCATATCGGCACCGATATACTGAAAAAAGTCGTACGGGAAATGCGGCGGAGTATCATAGCCGCCGGCGGCGAGGTGCGCTTTGGCGCGAGGCTGACGGGCGTGACCCTGCGAAACGGCGCGCTTCGCGCGGTCGCCGCCGAAGGGGACGAGCTTGCCTGCGAGCGGGCAGTTCTTGCGATCGGTCATTCGGCGCGCGATACGTTTTTTGCGCTGCATGAAAATGGGGTATACTTGGAGCCGAAGCCCTTTTCCGTCGGCGTGCGCATCGAGCACCTGCAAAGCGAGATCGACCGCGCGCTGTACGGTAAGCACGCCGGGCATCCGGCGCTGCCGCCCGCGGAATACAGCCTTTCCCGCCGCGAGGGGGACGGGCCTGCTATTCCTTCTGTATGTGTCCGGGCGGC
Protein-coding regions in this window:
- a CDS encoding CdaR family protein produces the protein MKHFLKEHDVLLRLLSLGLAVVIWAVVMGIDNPERHYDYNEIPIVFEGESALAEKTGLSIIEGKNTTITVRAVGKSTDVTDVKKNQISIKVDVSALPEAGEYDLPLDAAISKVGVDVQSIKPSTVHLRIDKITTKQVPVRLGVTGTPAEGCLAGTPKSLTEQVTVEGPSADLEEVAYAYATISVDGKDSALQENCAITLCNEAGEPIDSPYVSSKTQSVRVKLAVYQRGTVPLTVTLKDGGTSTANRATVTIDPTEVQVYGDQNIISEMKEINLGEIDLSSAKTGTAIVKTIDLPEGVHLADGQPKTATVTVAIDGVDTRKVKVTDFVVTDTSDEKANYTVTTQTENVEIELRGNKSALDKIDVSNFSIGLTVDSASLGEGTHEVKGVVAATGLPSGVTLVDEDVQVTIAVKRKESATPTPPTTPPAGTDTPDATEPPADADTSAEPNTSTDPQAPDAEQGDGT
- the cdaA gene encoding diadenylate cyclase CdaA, whose protein sequence is MDTLQKIFETGNFDWRKLIDFGYLRTISFVDVIDILLVAYILYRVMKLLKDTSAERLVKGILVLAVALLIATQAHLNTISYLLKSVFTIAPFMLVLIFQPELRRIIEQLGKGNVSRLFITTSDPDATAKAIDATVAACGDMSKTKTGVLIVFERTERLGEIVATGTLVDAAPSPELLKNVFFKNSPLHDGAMIVRDGRVYAAGCVLPLSGSQNLSRDLGTRHRAAVGMSESADCVLVVVSEETGAISVAIGGMLKRHLSTETLQKVLESELLEEEKPDKNRVAALRDKWKGGFGK